A window of Cydia fagiglandana chromosome Z, ilCydFagi1.1, whole genome shotgun sequence genomic DNA:
ACTACGTACTAACAAGGAAAATGTTTAATGAAAGTCAACTGAAACTCAACAAGGCACAGAGAAAATACAAATCATACTTAATCATATATAATCATTGTATGatgggtaaaataaataaccaacaaaacaactcaaaaaacGACTACACACGTCTTACTCAGAGCGGAGCCGATTTTTGCGATTAGCGGCAGCGACCAGTCCGCTGTGGAGCGAGCAGAGGCTGGCTTCTTATCATGCGGCTAACAATCTTACCTACGTatcaatataatataaaatgtacttTCCTATAATAATAGGTGAATCGGGCATTTTAACCTAATTCCGGATCTTAACGATCAATTAGCGGTCGTCACTAACCCGAAACCGAATGTCGAACACTTTACCTTTCGTCGCGAAATGGAAATTTAGACGTGTAAATTTAGTCTCAAAGTATAATAGAGGTAAATGCCCAAAAACCTATTAAAATTAGgtaatagtattttttataaaaaaaaactatactaatAAGTTTTTCTACGTATATAAtatccatatacatacatattcttTAGGGTTAACTGTACTTGTTTGTTGTACTGAGTGGTAAACAAACTTATTGCAGTTAAAATTGAATGTTACTTTTTAAAGTCAAGATGCCTGGGTTacacttttatttaatattagcgAGGCACAGCATACAATAgtttttcttataataaatcTGTTGAAGTGATTGCCCACAGAATAGAACAATTATTATTCTGTAAGAGTACCTATATGTTTATGTGTTATCGATAGTAACTAATATATCGTAAAATGTTATATAGTTTATAGACAGAACACTCGGTAGTGTTCTGTctataaactatatattttttgtaggtGTGATCACTAAGCCAAAATTTTAGCATACCTTACACAAAATATAAGctaaaatatcaaaattaagAAGTATATTAAGAGTTTCGTAGTCAAACTAGGAACCCTAATTTATAATACCTATCGAAATTTCTCAGTGAAATTTGGCATGCAAAATACAAATAGTACCCGCTACTACGCTGAGGAGATATCTCATTAAATGCAACTTCATGGTAAATATCATTATGCGCAGTGTTGTtagtacataaaataaaattattttttaaataattaaccaCACAACCCACAAGCATAATATAGTTAATAAGATGCAACCAATCAATTTACGAGTATTATTATGAGAATTTTAGCATTAATATAGCTTTAAATTACATTGTTCAGGGTGCTTAGCCAAAGTGttaatcgttaacgctccgtggCGTAGCGTATTCATCTCTGACATCTCTCTGACtctctttcatattagtgcAACAGAGAAAGTTGCGTTTCGATTGGCATGTCGGCTACGCACCCTGGACCTTGCCCCACCGAAAACTCAACTTTAGTACTCAttgattttgtttctaaatTGAACACCTATAGAAGTCGAGACAGCGCTGTATCGAAAAGGCGTATTATGGTCgggtattattaaatattattatacaagTAGGTACGACAATGAGACCTTTCAGTGATGACCATCTCATAATATCGCTTATTAAATTACCGCGCGCAAAGATGACCGTTATGGGCCTGCTGTGCAGCCGACTAGCACGTTCTACTTGTAACGTAAACTTTTCAGCGCATGAAagtaatatataaaaattaaatccaTTTCGGTAACATAACATTTAAATAGCTGTAAATGTACAAATCTTTGAATCCTTTTCAATTGAGGATGTCTAATTGTGAAAACAAACAATAAATTAGAGACTATCAGTCTTAACAAGTTATTGACTATAATGGACAACTTCAGATGAACTTCTTTTAAGAGATATTTAAACCAGGGCTTACGTTTTAATTATATTAGAATAAATTCTAAATTGTACTTCACAAGAGTTCATAATTTCTAACCTAGAGTTAGCAGCTACTTAATTGGCACACTATTATTCATTATATTAAAATCACATTTCATATTATAGGTTTTCACTTACATGCATAGTAATATATCGAAACAGTAATCAGAGCTTAAACATATATATAAACTTTATTAAAatctaataattattatagagGGCTTAAAGatcattataaacgtcagtGTCCATACAAGCGATAGTTGTCTTGCCTGACCAACGTGGTACATATTGTTATTAGGGTaacacttatagttcgttttttttagcattagaaagaacttggaagaaggtaagcgattttggcatgtcttttaattgaaaaacgctttttaaaaatcagtaactatcatttatgaaagcagaagaatataaatgattgtattacattcataattgttacacattgccgtaacttatttttaaaatgagtttttcaattaaaagacatatcaagattgtttacctaatttctaatgctaaaaaaaacgaggtatagtgtgtttgtatatgtattataaatgtgtaaggaaGTATTACTGTATTTCGTTCATTTGTAAAAACGGGTATCTTCGACGCATAAAACTGGTGCAGTATATTTAAAAATGCTCAAAAGTGACGCGTGCGACCCGGCGCCCCGACTCTAAGTAATATGTAGTAATCCTAGGAGACGCTCGCCTTAAGACAATTTCGCATGTATGGAAAGTGAACCGTATTTATATTatcttattaatcttattatgtatattaaattattatcagAACAAATTACGTGAAAAAAATTAACAGTCTTTGGCTAGCATGAGTTTAGCCTCACCCTCGAACACAACCTTCTTTTCCTCTTCAACAATACAAAAGAACTTCACTTTGAGGATCTTTCTAACATCTACCAGTTCCACGCTTATAGTCAGCTTTTCACCAACAAAGCATTTATTAGGAAACTTCATGGTCTGAGAGACGACGACGGTGCCCGGGCCCGGCAGGTGAGTGCCGATGAGGCCGGCCACCAGGCCGTTCAGCAGCGCGCCGTGGACGATGGGCCTCTTGTTCCCATTATTCTTGTGCAGCGGATTATGATCACTTGTGAGATTTGAAAATGCATCGAGATCTTTCTGAGTCAATGTCTTTTGTATTCGAATTTTATCGCCAGCCTTGAAAGCTGTACTGCTAAACGATGTCGTGTGTAGTTTACAAATTTTCTGATAATTTTTGTTGTTGGCAACTAGAAATGGAAATCTGTTTGACAACATCTTGAGGGCAGTCATTCAACTTTTTGCCATGATTCTAACTGTGAATATAATTGAGGAACAAAGAAGCTAAATTTACAAGCCTTTTGTCATCCGTTTTCGTTAAGTCGTGCATGCGCTGTATTACTTCCGTAGTATGTATATCAGCTTTTGTCTCCTTGTTGTATAAACTGATTAGTATAGTGATCGTGTCAGCAACAGTTTCACAGTGTTGGCTTCCTAACCGGTCGATAATTGGTTTTAACCCGGCATTTGCCAAAACGTATTCTGCATTCAGATGATCtgaaaaataagcaaataaataGACGTATTATTGGTTTCATGCGTAACGCGTAACACATATATTTATTAGTATTGGCAGATGTGCATGTACATTCGTATTAACATAGTATAATCATCTGGCTGATATATAAATGAGATTAAACATGACCATTAgacaatatgtatatttttataaaggtaAACATTTGAAGTAcagatttttataaaatttaaataacctttTCGATAGCAGTTGATAGACCAAtgttattatttgtttactatCTGCATTATTTTCTTATGACTAACTTATTTCGTGTTATTGTATGTAGATTTGATAATAGATTAATTTATTAGGATGTCACATATCATATGTAaaggtatatatttataaaaaaataaaaacgtaacTTAATAATTTCAACTCGCATTGCGAACTTATCTGCTACTCATAGAGGATAAAGCATAAATAAACGAAAATACTTTTTAGAGCCCACATTTGCAAGTGGGACATTTGcaagtatttaattaatataggcCTCTGGAGGGCTACAGGTTAAGTTCATtaataataaaagcttgttatcATTTGTACTAAACATTCGGAGTAAAAAGTTAGCGAGAATTACGTTTTTTTGCGAAGTCATTCTAAACTCACCGAAAAATACTCCATTACTtacgtaaaaaaaatgtttgtccATTAACTTTACCATACACAAACAAACAAATACACACAACTAACACATACATTTACAAATTATAAGCAGATTTGAACAATAGACGCCCCCTATTAATTACATACATTACTTGGTGGAAATGTGCACTTAAACATAATATATCCTTACCACACCCATAAAAATTGAGTTATAATTCGCAAGAGCAggttacaaaaaaatcaaaattgtatAGATATATATATCATGTCAATTTTATACACCACACTTATCAAACAATCCGCTATGCTGCAAGCATCAATTGATGTTACATAGGTAatgttttaatgtttgtttCAATAACCAAGTATGGCATTAAtcagataaattatttattgtccTGGATACTTGTTTGGGACCAAAATCGTGATTTCAAGCACCATAAACCATCTACAGCTACATAAACATTTGAAATTTTTCTCTCATATTATAAGAGCTCCTTCCTGCGACTTTGTCTGCATGCCATGAtcatgattgataaaaactattataTGTCCTTCGATGGGCCACAAACTATCTTCATAACAAATTCAAttaaaatccgttcagcagttTACATGCATAGGTAAGAGACAGACAAgaattactttcgcatttataataagtattagGGATCAATAATACTATCAGAGATTCTTACTATATCCTGTTACTAGCAAAATGTGCTAAGCGTTCAGTAAACTACTCAATGGTTTGAATATTATGGAATATACATAATGTGTCAAGCTGCTATGGTCAAGAATTGAGCTTCTTATGTATATATTAAAACAAGTGTTAaatcaatatttaattaaaggtaataaaactaataaagagcAGCATAGGGATAGTGCGcattggagggtctgccatcttgtgaccTAAATCGGAAACATACATGCTCAgtatgtacattgccaaagcaagtgctagaATCTACCATTCTTGTCAGTACATTTCCTTATGCAtaataggttctgccatcttgtgggccaTATCGGCAGAATAAACGAGACATTATCGGCTCCTACGCTGCCCCCAATTGCTCATGCATGAGGCCTATATTACTAAACAAATATAAGACTAGTAGTGTGTTCAAATTCGCAGCACATTGAAAAATTGGCAAATgtcaaataaattaatgtaatacagcgaatCTGGTACAACAAACGAAccagaaaaaaaatgtttattgacTACATCAAAGTGCAGTTTAATGGTAACAGTCCATTTCTAaccacagctgcactaccggtactgaacttgtcgctgtcattgtcaatttccatagtaaaatgaacagtaatgcagctgtcgttggaaatggactgtcacctttattcaTTTTAATCCCTAGTTTTATCAGTTACATCTCTGgatcaaaaattatatatacattttacatCAGAAATATCTTGATACTAAAGACCTTGATGAAGATGAAaagcataataataaaatatgaagtTGATATACATTGATTTTGCTATTTACCTATGCACAAGTTGCAAATCCCTGCACAGGCGAAGTGAAGCAACGTGACGTCAGATTCGTTCTTCAAAACATACAGGAAAATGTCTAGGACACCAACTCGTCGGATGTAATCATAATTCACGGGATCGTACCCAAAATTAGCCAAATTAGCTAACACTTGGCACTTTGCATCTGAAAATAGTAAATACCAAAATTTCCATGTGATATAATATTTTGGCATTGCATGTACATAACGAGAACAAAATGTGGAGGGAATATTTACCATACGAATTGGAATTTAAATACTCGTCCACTAACAATGACAAAAACTCTTCTCGGTCAGTACCATTTTCGGGAGTACGTTTCCGAAGATGTTGTTTGCTAGAGAACATTGGTTTAGTAGGCTGCCCAGACAGGTTTTATTCCATTATTATACTGTATTGCGACTTTATATGATCAAGAATCACGATCTAAATCAATTAGTAAATGTCATTACTACATAAAAAGCAGTTTGCGCGCTACACAACGCCATTTTCAATTTCTCAGTTTTGACTGGGACTGGACCTCTATGGGCTATGGCATGGCTATGGGCACTTATTGATTGCTCTTAATGTTACCACATGAGAAAAAATATTAGTAGAACAGaacagaaaataaaatgtattgaaaTTATTGAAGAGTACTCAGAGTACACTATCAATAATATAAGCCACTATCAATATTATTGATAGTGTAATATGTTACAAGATTATCAAAATCttataaaaaagaaacaagtttATCTATGGTGCTGTCAGTGTCAATGTCAAAAACTGCCTGCATTTCTGCAAGGAAATGTaccaaaaaatattaattaggaATATGCTTCAGTAAGATAACCTTTAAGTTCGATTTCGTTACTTAATTtggttttatatattttactacTAAGTAGAAGTATTTTAGAATGGGCACCTTACCTAATTTTGCAGGTacatattcaaaattatcttgtcGAAATATTTTCTATGAGAATTTTATGTCCGGTTGGAAGTTTACAGCATGACTACTTTAAATAATCCCAAAATGTATATTACCTTTTATACTTCCGAAAGTACTAGTACATTTTTTTAGCTAACCGTCTTCATTCTACTTTCAGGGCtaacaaacaaaaacattttcttaGTGGAATTTAAAGAACCATATGCTGAAAAAACTCTTCGCGATGAAACTACAACCAACATTCGCAGCCTCATATTCAGCCCAAAAGGCGGCTACCTGGCTTACCGAACTGATAAAAAGTATGTATTTGCCCTTGGTAAAGTATTTACAGATTGAGAAATATGAAGTAACTCactttgaggagtacaatttcAATTGTAGTCAATTATGTTAGTTTGCTTGTTAGATAATAATTTGTCTAAATTATTACAGAGCTGAAATAGTAAAATGTTCAGATTGGTCTGTAGCGGGTTCAATAGAGGGAAATATCAAGGACATGTTGTTTTCTCCTCTGGACAACTATTTCATGGCTTGGGAAATGTTCCTCATGAATAAAGATAATCCTCAAGTAAGTGGTTTAAATTTTGTTTCTACTTATTTTATATAACCTCCTAACTCCCTTTCTTTTGATAAATGAACTGGTCTAATACATTTCAGGCCAGCATTATAGTGGATTCTAATCTGAATATTCAAccctacaccttataaaacaaagtcctccgccatgtctatctgtctgtatgttgaaataaactcaaaaactactgaaaggattttcatgcggttttcagcTATCAATAGTGAGGAATAGGCTTCGCCTTCAAAAAATGATGGTTGTACAGGTAGCAGACTGCCAGAGTCAATATGTGTATAGGCTACCTACTTGAAAATAATGTTTGGTTCTCCTTTGAATGCATCTGTCTTCAATAAGTATTCAGTCTGATTACTCCCTCTTTACAGTCAATTGCATGTAAATGTATAGTGTATGAATGTACCCCATGGGACTAAAAAAGATTTAAAATCAAGTATTTAATCATTACAAAACCAGGTCAGTTAATATGCCTAAAAGGTGACTAGAACAGGAGAAATTGTTGAGAAAATAATAAATCCTGGGATGAAACCAATGCTTACAAATTGTATAAATCTTACTTTTTGGGAAAGTCATTATAACTTGACCAAGTCCCTTTGTATCAAATCAGAAATACACTGTTATTATAGACAGATTGGGCGATGGATTTCATtagtttcattttaaaatagctgttaattttcattttacaaGGCTAAGAGCAGGAAGTGTACGAAGCCTCCCTACCTCCCCTATTGTAATTGCGCAAATCAATAATTGCAATTAAATAATTCCAATCCCttttaaaaactacaatttttatAAGAGCAGTGTTTAGAAAATTCTGAGGCCTGTACCCGACAGGGGTCTTTAATATAGTAAAAtgcaaaacaatattattagaaaacttttattatgtaaaactaattaagaataaataaaggctcaaaaaaatagaaaattctAGGATGTACCTGTATGTTACTAATACTTGATTGTTAAGCAATTGAAGTTAATAATTGATGAGTTTGTTTTAATTGTAGGGCAAACCAAACTTGCATGTTTACAACATCGCCAAGAAAGCTGTAGTTGCATCTTTTACACAGAAACTACAAACTGGTTGGTAAGTGTTGTGTACAGACATGTTTCTTGAAAGTGATCAAAAATAGTAACAATAATGATTTTTTACTGAACTTTGAGGACTAGCATAGCAACCAAATGTTGTTGTATtctaataaataattgaataatgTTTATTCAAAAAGCTTTCATTCAGTAATCTGTGTAAATAAAATTAGCTTCCTAATAATACATATGTGTTTAGGATGCTTAACTACCTGCTGAATGAAGTTATGAATACTATATTACACCATAAATTTACCATCCTAAATGATTTAGTTAATTACCAAGTTTAGTAAAGTGTAATGTGAATACATAATCTACTTAAATTGTTTAGGATACTAATTATGGAAGTTATAATATTATGTCCAAATATTtgtgttatttatataattcttattacttttattagggAGCCAAAGTGGTCATCAGATGAAAAGATATTTGCCATACAAGCTGGTAACCGAGTGCTGATTTATGAGGATGGCAACTTCGAACGCTACAGCCACACTATTAATGCCGAGAAGCTAAACTGCTTCAGCGTTGCCCCAAGCGCGGCTCCGACTTATTACTTTTCAATTTTTACTCTGggtaaaaatcaaagtttatataatgtttataataagtgttacgTTATTTTATTCATAGTTTTAAAACCAAATATACAGGCAAATCGGGGCAACCTTCGGTTTGGAAGGTGCTGCAGTACCCGAATTTCGAATTGGAAAAGGCAGTGGTCAGCAGGACTTGTTTCCAGGCAGACAAAGCCACTTTTTACTGGAATCGCCGCGGCACCAACATTTTCACCCTCACACAAACTGATGTAAGTTGGCAGTAAATTCAATAAGTCTGTACATATTGATCACTTCTGTAGACGTGATTAATTTTTGTCATTTCCAAAAATATCACACACACGTCAACATCATTATTGCaagtatatgtacatattacttGAAACCATAAATGTTATTTTTGAATGACGTTTGTTAAACCAGCTTCATACTTAATTGTTTGCATTTTAGGTGGACAAAACGGGTGGTTCGTACTACGGTAAACAGTCACTGTCATACGGCGACGTAAAAGGAAATGCGGGAAACATGGTCTTTAGTGagtacacatacatacatgtcCCTAAAACTAACGCCAAGACTTAAATGGCTTATAAAACAGCTGATGGGTTACAAGATTAAGCAGATTTACattattaatatataataataaatattattttagggACACCCGATATATTTGTATTACAAAGTATATATTACGGCCAACTTGAAGTTCGCCGTTACCTCCCGGCGTTTTGTATCTGGCTTCAACGGAATGCTATAACTATAACATAAACTTGTATTGACGCTAGTGTATAATTTCAGATAAGGAAGGTCCGATCCACGCGATAGCGTGGAACCCCGGCAACTGGAACGAGTGGCTGGCGGTGTACGGCCACGCGCCGGCCAAGGCCACCCTCTTCAATGCCAAGTGTGACCCCCTCTTCGAGTTCGGGACGGGAGCCTGGAACACCATCCATTATGCTCCCGACGGAAATCATATCCTTTTCGATattactctctctctctctctgtttTCTATTTCTAATTAAAGACCATTTCCGACTTTACAGGCGAGAATTTTGAGGACAATTCTTAATCAAGATTTTGTTTATTGTCTAGGTGTAGTTAGCAGCATAAGTAGCCGAGCTGGCGAGGTGTTCAGAACagaatgatttttattactatGTAGAGAATGAGCGCGTGTTGATTATTTTACAACTGTAAAATGTGCAAGTATGCCTGGCTGGCTTCTCCACTTCTGCTACTGAAAGCGCTGCTTGAAATGAAAATGATACACGTCGACTATTAAAAGATGTAAGAAAATCGAGCTGAAGGCTTGTGTGTTTAACCCGGGGCTCTAAATTTGCCAGTCAAAAAACAATCTTAAAGCTACATCActttagaattgatttttaattatCTATGCTAACCCGATATCGCGTCGGTGGGAAGCTCGtgttaagtaggtactcgtattttgTTGTATTACTCGTAAATACCTTAACTCATTCACACATGTTCTGCTGGGTGGGTTCGGTAACATTGGCACGGGTCACGTGGAGGTGTGGGACCCGCGCGGCTACAAGCGGCTCGGCAAGTGCGCGGCGCCCGACACCACGAGCCTGCAGTGGGACCCGCGCGGGGAGACCTTCCTCACCGCCACCACCTACCCGAGGCTCACGCAAGGCAACGGGTAAGTCAAGGCGTGCTGTTGGGTGGGGTGTACAACATTCGGCATCACGTGGATGCGTGGGCCCGGCACGTGAATGTAATGTTACAcgctaggtacttatttaaatcactttgtataggtacttattcttAATATTCACATCTCTCAATTCCTCCGCAAatgtatttaggtaggtaagcAGTATCACGAAATGTTACATCAGTTTACCAATGGCATACGACAATATACGCAATGACGTACGAGCTATATAAACACTGAAAAAACAATATAAACTCAAAACGTCAAATGCCAAAATGCCACAAGCTATGCGCACCCACAAACTACATTGACTACACCAACAAAATGGCGGGTCGCCATTCGCGGCAGTGACACACGTATGTGCCAAGGCTACGACCAAAATTCAAACATGTTGGATCGTGGTTTACGCGTACTTCCGTAGGTACTTAGAATGACACACTGGCGAGTAAGGGCATCAAGAGTTTTGACTCCTATATTTGTAGGAGAGTCATCATAAGATTGCGACCTTAAAATAAAGTTGAATTGAGTGCTTTcatctacttaaaataaattatttcacactgtgcacgaaataaagcaccagataattattagaaaaacatagattgcagttatttttaaccacaatttatatttaataaatcggattgaagaataaaaaaaagtagttgagctgatcgtgacgtcactcgttttcatataaatttcataTAGGTaagaaaattttgacagttctaaaaagaagctgatttgactagtaggaaagtagccagtTGGTCAAACCTTAGAGAAGGGTCGACATTAATACGGCTTACTACATCTTGTTCAT
This region includes:
- the LOC134678177 gene encoding LOW QUALITY PROTEIN: uncharacterized protein LOC134678177 (The sequence of the model RefSeq protein was modified relative to this genomic sequence to represent the inferred CDS: deleted 1 base in 1 codon; substituted 2 bases at 2 genomic stop codons), with protein sequence MFSSKQHLRKRTPENGTDREEFLSLLVDEYLNSNSYDAKCQVLANLANFGYDPVNYDYIRRVGVLDIFLYVLKNESDVTLLHFACAGICNLCIDHLNAEYVLANAGLKPIIDRLGSQHCETVADTITILISLYNKETKADIHTTEVIQRMHDLTKTDDKRLVNLASLFLNYIHSXNHGKSXMTALKMLSNRFPFLVANNKNYQKICKLHTTSFSSTAFKAGDKIRIQKTLTQKDLDAFSNLTSDHNPLHKNNGNKRPIVHGALLNGLVAGLIGTHLPGPGTVVVSQTMKFPNKCFVGEKLTISVELVDVRKILKVKFFCIVEEEKKVVFEGEAKLMLAKDC
- the LOC134678987 gene encoding eukaryotic translation initiation factor 2A, translating into MGTLPNFAGLTNKNIFLVEFKEPYAEKTLRDETTTNIRSLIFSPKGGYLAYRTDKKAEIVKCSDWSVAGSIEGNIKDMLFSPLDNYFMAWEMFLMNKDNPQGKPNLHVYNIAKKAVVASFTQKLQTGWEPKWSSDEKIFAIQAGNRVLIYEDGNFERYSHTINAEKLNCFSVAPSAAPTYYFSIFTLGKSGQPSVWKVLQYPNFELEKAVVSRTCFQADKATFYWNRRGTNIFTLTQTDVDKTGGSYYGKQSLSYGDVKGNAGNMVFNKEGPIHAIAWNPGNWNEWLAVYGHAPAKATLFNAKCDPLFEFGTGAWNTIHYAPDGNHVLLGGFGNIGTGHVEVWDPRGYKRLGKCAAPDTTSLQWDPRGETFLTATTYPRLTQGNGYKIWHYTGVLMHQRACVDKKNLLSIGWQPGSYLKSELSRGAPRGLAPAAPAPAAAYRPPGARNKPSTFTLHEHEKPHRPGETVNAAPSKQALKQKQKREARKARSAEEKASGEATPPAEPGAPARAAFVSTGDPEKDKKIKNINKKLSDIEKLKQQRAAGKPLEINQKAKIETEAGLLTELAQLRL